AAGATGGGCGCGGCGGTGCTGAGCGCGGGCGCCTGCCTGCGCGGCGGCGTGGGCCTGCTCACGGCGCACCTCCCCGGCGGGGGCTACGACATTTTCCAAACCACCCGCCCCGAGGCCATGTGCCTAACGGACGCGCAAGCCGATTTCATCAGCGGACTGCCCGACCTGGGGCCCTACCAGGCCGTGGGCATCGGCCCTGGGCTGGGGCAGGAAGCCGCCACCCGCGCTGTGCTGGAGCAGCTGCTGCGGACGGCTAAAGTGCCGCTCATCATCGACGCCGACGCGCTGAACCTGCTGGGCGCGCACCGCGAGTTGCTGGACTTGCTGCCCGAAAACACGGTACTCACGCCCCACATCGGCGAGTTCACGCGCCTCACCGAGAAGGCCCGCGACGATTACCACCGCCTCGATTTGCTGCGCGCCTTCACCCAAAAATACCGCTGCGTAGTGGTGCTTAAGGGCGCCTACACCGCCGTGGGGGCCCCCGACGGCCAGGTGTACCTCAACAGCACCGGCAACCCCGGCATGGGCACCGGCGGCAGCGGCGATGTGCTGACGGGCCTCGTGCTAGCCCTGCGCGCCGACCAGCGCCTGGGGCCCCTGCACGCCGCCCGCCTCGCCGTGCTGGCCCACGGCCATGCCGGCGACCTGGCCGCCGCCGAAACCGGCGAGGCCGGCCTCATCGCCGGCGACCTAGTGGCGCACATCGGGCCGGCCTTGCAGGCGCTGACGGTTTGAGCGGGGCTTGGGCCCGGGCCCTGAATTTTTATTGTGCGCCGGCGGTGATATTTTCCCAAAGACCGGATTAATAACCAACCCATCTTCCGTGCCCGCTATGAACCTGCCCGAAGTTTTGCCCGATGCCCCGGTCGTAGCCACTGGCCTGCGGGAACCGCTGCTAGCCGACCGCACCCGCGCCCTGACCCGGCTTTACCAGCACACGTTTCCGGCGGTGCGGCGGCACGTACTGCGGCGCGGAGGCACCGACCAAGACGCCCAAGACGTGTTCCACGACGCCCTGGTTGTTTTTTACGAAAAGGTGGTGGGCGAAGCCCTGGACCTGACCGCCGCGCCCGGCACCTATTTGGTAGCGGTGTGCCGCAACCTGTGGCTGCGCGAGCTGGACCGCCGCGCCCGCCACCCGCGCGCCGACCTAACCGCGGCCCAGCACCGCCCCGCCGAAGAAGCCGGGCCGGCCGCGGAAGAAGCCACCGAGCCGCTGCCCGTGCTGGCCTACGTGGAGCAGCTGAGCGAGAAATGCCGCAGCATTTTGCTGGCCTTCTACTATTTCCGGCAGCCGTTGGCGCAAATCGCAGCGGCCCACGAATACGGCAGCGTGCGGTCGGCCACGGTGCAGAAGTTCAAGTGCCTGGAGCGCCTGCGCAACGCGGTGCGCGCCGCCTTACCCCGCTGACACCATGCGCGCCGAACTCGAACACCTGCGCTGCATCGAGCAGCACCTGCTGGGGGGCCCTGGCCCGGCCCGGCCCGCCCCCGGCCCCGCCCTGGAAGCCGACGCCGAGGCCCAGCGCCAAGCGTACGGGGCCCTGTACATGGCCGGGCAGCGGCAGTTGCGCCGCGAGCTGGCCGCCATTCACCAAACGCTGTACAGTCCCCGGGTGGGGCGGTGGGCGTGGACGGCCGCTGCGGCGGGCCTGCGCTTGGTCTTTGCGCGCTGGGGCCGTCGCACGCAGTCTTAGGCGGCTATTTTTCCTGATTTTCACCCTGGGCCGTTGCGGCCGGGGCCCCACGGCTGGGGCCCTGGGTGGCCGTTGCGCGCCCATTTTCTTCCTTTTAGATGCGCAATCAAACAGAATTCCGAAAATTTGCCGTGCACGGCCGCGGCGTCAACGGGTTATTTTTCGACCAATACTTCCGGCACTTGGCCGGCACGGGGCCCCGCGCCATCACGGGCATGACGCGCTCGGTGATTGAGGAGCGCCCCACGCGCTTCGCCGAAATCGACGTGTTTTCGCGCCTGATCATGGACCGCATCATCTTCCTGGGCCAAGCCGTGGACGACAACATTGCCAACATCATCAACGCCCAATTGCTGTTTCTGGAATCGGCCGATGCACGCAAAGACATTCTGCTCTACATCAATTCACCGGGCGGCTCGGTGTACGCGGGCTTCGGCATGTACGACACCATGCAGTACGTGACGCCCGACGTGGCCACGATTTGCACCGGGCTGGCGGCCAGCATGGGAGCATTTTTGCTGTGCGGCGGCGCCATCGGCAAACGCTCGGCCCTGCCCCACGCCCGCGTCATGATTCACCAGCCCTCGGGCGGGGTGCAGGGGCCCTCGGCCGACATAGAAATTACGGCCCGCGAGGTGGTCAAACTCCGGCAGGAACTCTACGGCATCTACGCCGAGCGCACCGGCAAAACCTACCAGCAAATCCACGACGACTCCGACCGTGACTATTGGCTGCGCGCCGACGAAGCCAAGGAATACGGCCTCATCGACGAAGTATTGACGCGCAAGCCGGCTGATTAACTACTTGCACTTCAGCGGAGACGCCGTTCAAAAGATGAAATACGCTGCGGCTTGCACCAGCAGTAAACCGTCGGTGAGAAGGGCGAAGAAATAGTCGCCGCGTGACTCATCGGCCGTGGCGATGACGGCGGCAGCCAGCAGGCCGGGCAGCAGCACGGCCAGTGGGGCCGCGCCGCGCCACAGGCCCAGGGCCATGGCGCCGGCCAGCAGCGCCAGCGCCAGCCACCGGGCCCCTGGCACCCCCAGCACGCCCGGAAACGTGCGGGTGCCCGCCGCCCGGTCGCGCCCATAGTCGCGGATGTCGAACACGATGGCCAGGGCCAGCACTAGCAAAAACCGCTGGTCGAGCAAGCCTTGGGCCTCGGCCCAGGGCCGGTGCAGGGCCAGCACGGGCAGCCCCACCGTGATGAGCGACCACACGCCGGCGATGAGGAACACCTTCAGCAGCGGCACGTCGCGTAGGGCCCGGGGCCGGCCGCGCCACCGCCCCAGCGGCCACGAGTACAGCAGTGCCAGCGCCGCCAGCGGCACCAGCAGCGGCAAATAGTGCCACCAGCCGTCGGCAAAAAACAAGTAGGCGCCGCCCAGCGCGGCGGCAACGGCTAGCGCGGCCAGGGCCCCCCGGTGCCGCTGCTGCCAAGCCTTACGGCCCGAGGCGCCGGCCGGCTCGCGGTGCTTGAAGGGCAGCACGGCGTCGAGGTTGTACACGAGCAGGGTGGCGGCGAATACCAGCGCCACCACGCGCCCGCCCGGGGCCCCGGGCGCGGGCCACAGCCGCAGGGTAGCCGCCGTTTGGGCGGCGGCAGCCGCGGCCAGCCACGCGCTGCTGTAGAGCACGGCATCGAGCAGGCGCAGGGGCAACGGGCGGCGGACCATGGGCGCAAAGAACGGCCCCGAAGCAAGCTACTGCTCGCCCCGGGGCCGTCGAATATGCGTGAGCAGGCGGCGCGCTTAGCGCTTGCCGTCGCCGTAGGTGTCTTCGTAAAGCTTGATACTGGCGTTGATGATGCGGTAGGCATCTTCGCGGCCCAGAAACTGCTTTACTTCTACGTGCTTCTTTTCCAAGGCTTTGTAATCTTCGAAAAAGCGCTGCATCTCCAGCATGAGGTAGGGCGGCAGGTCGCCGAGCTCGTTGTAGTGGTTCACCGATACGTCGTGGGCGGCCACGGCAATAATCTTGTCATCCTCCTCGTCTTGGTCCAGCATCTGCATCACGCCGATGACCTTGGCCTCCACAACGCACATATGCGGAATGTCCACCGAGCACAGCACCAGGATGTCGAGTGGGTCGTGGTCGTCGCAGTACGTCTGTGGGATGAAACCGTAAGCGGCGGGGTAGTGAACGGCTGAGAACAGCACCCGGTCGAGCTTAAGCAAGCCGCTTTCTTTATCGAGTTCGTACTTGCCCTTGCTGCCTTTGGGAATTTCAATGATGGATTGCACTGTGTGCGGGAGGTTGTCGCCGCGCGACACGTCGTGCCAGGGGTTAAAGTGGGAGGTCATTCAGGGATGGGGAAATAGGGAAATCAAAAAAGGTAGTGGGGGCCCGGCGGATGCAGAAAATACCAAAAGCGCCCGGCCCCGTTGCCGGAACGGGGCTCCAAGTTACTGGGCCCCGGCCGAATGTGCCTACAACGAATAAACACGCCCCGGGTTGGTTAGGGCTTACCCCTGGGGCCCCGGCCTTAGCGGCCCAGCACCTCGCGCAGCGGCGTGCCGGTGCACCCGCTGGGCTCCTGGATGTGCAGCCACTGCGCTACGGTGGGGGCTATGTCGATAATTTTTACCGGCGCGGCCGACTCGCCGTGCTTCACGCCCCAGCCCCAAAACAGCAGCGGCACGTGGGTGTCGTAGGCCCAGGAAGCGCCGTGCGTAGTACCCTTCACCACGGGAAAGCCGTAGGCTTCGAGCCACCCTGGCTCCAGTGTAGCCAGCACATCGCCCGAACGCGGGGCGTAGAAGCCGTTTTCCTGGTACATGCCGGTGCCCTCGCTCCAGTGCCCGCGCTGGAGGTCGGTGGCGGTGATGGCCTGCGCCACGTGGGGCAGGCGCAGCAGCAGCTCGGCCATCTCGCCCTGCACCTTGGCCAAGTCCAGGCCCTTCTGAGCCAATAGCGGGCGGTTGAGGTACACCTGCTGGTTTTCGTAGTCGAGCACCCAGGCACCGGGGCCGTGGCGGCGCACCAGGGCCCGCTGCAGCGAGTCGCGCATGACGTTGGGGCCCACGCCGCCTCCGGGCAGGCGGTGGTCCTGCAAAAAGCCGGGCGACTGGTCGGCGGCGTGGTCGGCGGTGAGGAACACCAGCACCTGGTCTTTGCCCACCGCTTTGTCGAGGTAGTCCAGCACGCGGGCCAGGTCTTGGTCGAGGCGCAGGTAGGTGTCCTCCGTTTCCACGGCCGCGGTGCCAAACTGGTGGCCCACGTAATCGGTGCTGCTGAAGCTCAGGGCCAGGAAATCGGTTTGGCCACGCTGGCCCATTTGCTCGGCCCGGATGGTTTCAATGGCAAAGTCGGCCGTGAGCGAGTTACCAAACGGCGTGGAGCGGATCAGGTCCAGGTTTTGGGGCGTGGCCTTGGGCGCGGTTTCGCCGGTGGCCTTCAGCGTGGCGCTCACCACGGCCGGTAGCCCGGCGCTGAGCCGGGGCAGGTCGTGCGGAAACACCGGCCGCTCCTCGCCCTTGAATGCGCCCTCCCAGGGCTCGTCGTCGGGCGTGCTTTCAGTGTACTGGGCCAGCGGCAGCAGCGTATTCCAGGGCTTACTGAGGTACTCGGCGGCGTGCCCGGCGGCGTTGAACTTGTTCACCCACGCAGGCAGCGCCTTGGTATAGAAGGTACTGCTGATGAAGGCCCCGTTGGTGCCATCGTACCAGTAGGCGGCGCTGGCCGCGTGCCCGGCCGGCAGAATACTGCCCCGGTCTTTGATGCACACCCCAATGGTTTTGCTCTGGAAATTGGTGGCCAGCCGCAGCTCGTCGGTAATGGTGGTGGTGAGCAAGTGGCGCGGGCTCTGCTGCCCGGCCGCCGCCGAGCCGCCCACCGCCTGCACGGTCTTGTCTTCGGTTACGTAGGTGCTTTTGCCGTCTTCGCGCACGTACCAGTTGTTGCCCACAATGCCGTGGTTGGCGGGCGTCGTGCCCGTGTACACGCTGCTGTGGCCGGGGCCCGTGTAGGTGGGCACGTAGTTGTAGTGGCAGCTGGCGTAGCTGAAGCCCTGCCCCAGCAGGCGCCGGAAGCCGCCGCTGCCAAACTTCTCCCAGTAGCGGTAGAGGTAGTCGTAGCGCATCTGATCCACCACGATGCCCACCACGAGCTTGGGGCGGGGCACGGGCACCGGGCCGGACCGATGGGCGAAGACAGGGCCCGCCAGCAACGCGGCAGCCAAGAACAAGGCGGAGGCAATATTTTTTTTCAAGGGCAGGGGCAATAGCACCACCGCGGCGCCAGAAGGGGCAAAGGTACTGCCCGGTTTTTGGCCTCGTCCAGCCCCCCGCTGTTAAGTTTCGTAGACGTTTTGCCTTTTGGGGCCCTACCTTCTACTCAAGCACTTTCCCGTTGCAGCCCGCCCTCATCTTCGACATGGACGGCGTTATCGTCGATAACACCGCTTACCAAGCCCGCGCTTTCCAACTGCTGTTCCGCGACCTGGGCCTGGCCACCAACGCCCGCACTTTGCTGAAACGCCTGAACGGGATGCCCGCCACCGACATCCTCGCGTCGGTTTTCAGCCACCCCGTGCCTGCCAAGCAGCTCAAAGAGTACGCTGCCCAGCGCGAGTTGCTCTACCGCACCCTGTACTGGGGCAAGCGCCGCGCCACGGCTGGCCTCACCACGTTCCTGCAAGCCGCCCGCACCGCCGGCCACCCCATCGGCCTGGGCACCGGCTCCGGGGGCCCCACGCTAAGCTACATTCTCGACCACTTGAAGTTGCGACAATACTTCGACGCGGTGGTGGGCGAGGATGACGTCAGCAAAGGCAAACCCCACCCCGATACTTTCGCCGTAGTGGCCCGCAAACTGGGCGCGGCGCCCGCCAATTGCGTGGTGTTTGAAGATGCCGTGCTGGGCGAGCAAGCTGCTTACCGGGCCGGTATGCGCTGCGTGGCCGTCACGTCGTCGCTGCCTGCCAAGGCTTTTCAGGCCCCGTTGTTGGCCATCAAAGATTTCACCGGCCTCACCCCTGCCGGGTTGCTGGCCGCCTGGCAGGCGCAGCCGGTAGGGCCCCGGCCGCACCGCCGCTAGCCAAGGGCGTTAGGCTTGCGCCCAGCCCGGGGTCACCAAGGCCCGCAGCATTTCTGGGGCCGTCGAGTACTCGCCCAAATCCAGCGGCAGGAAGTGTAACCAGAAACGCCCCGGAGCCGCCGCCACAGCAGTAAACACGTACCCGGGCTCTTGCCGCAGGTTCACGCGCACGCCGGCGTAGGCATCCACTAGCCAAATGGCCGTCGCCGAAAAATTATATAGGGCATCGGCCCACAGCGCGTAGCGCCCCGGGGCCAGGCCGGCCACGCTCAGCGCTACCGTGGTCGAATTTGTGAGTTGAGCCAACGGCAAGGCATAGGCCACAGCTCCCGAGCGGACCGACAGCCGCAGGGCCCCCGCCGTGGTTTCGGCTTCGCCCTCGAAGCGAATCAGTGTGCCCGACGATAAGCCATCGGGCCCGTGCAACGTCAGGTGTAGCTGTGGGCGGAAATCATCGGGCTCGATGCGAGCCTGCTGTGCAACATAGTCGTTGGCCACAAAGCGGGGCATGTGCGCCTTAGCACCAGAAATCACCTCAAAAAACTGGTTCTGCATGATCCAAATAGGATTTGCCCGCACCGGACGGGACTTGGCGAAAAAAGAATGGGCCCCTAGTTCTCCTCTTAACTGGATTCGAACGGATGAGAGGTAGAGGCTGCGACCATTGGGTAAAGGCCTTTGGACAGCAGTAGGTGAATTTTTTTGCTAAAATATACATTTTTTGGCATTTTGCCATCTCTAAACACGCATTTCTTGGGCAAATACAATAATAGTTCTTCCCAAAAGACAACCTTCGAATTAGTCTATTCGACCGAAGGGTTAGCGTAAGCAGAATTTTCTCCGGTAACGTAGAAGCCTTGTAACGATACCGGGCGCACTGCCTGACTCCGCGACAGCACTTAACCCGGGTAGTGGCGGCCCTAAACGCAAAAAGCCCCGGAACCAATGGGTTCCGGGGCTTTTTGACTACGAATTTCTTTTTTAACCAGCTGACAAGGCTTCGGCGCCGCCCACGATTTCGAGAATCTCAGTCGTGATGGCTGCCTGACGTGTCCGGTTGTAAGTCAGTTTCAACGACTTCAGCAGTTCGCCGGCGTTCTCAGTAGCCTTGTCCATGGCCGTCATCCGGGCCCCGTGCTCCGAAGCGTTGCTCTCCAGCACTGCTTTGTAGAGCTGGATTTTCAGCGACTGCGGAATGAGCGTTTGCACAATCTCTTCCTTACTGGGCTCGAAAATGTAGTCCACGTTGCTGGTGGCCGCGGCGGTTGCGGGCGCCTCGGCAGGTACTAGTGGCAACAGCTGCTCGGTGCGTACCACTTGCGTGGCCACGTTCCGGAACTCGTTGAACACCATCACTACTTCGTCGTACAGGCCGTCGCGGAAGCCAGCCATCGCCTGCTCAGCCGCCACGCGCACCGTGTCGAACGAAAGCTGGGCGAACACGTGCGTATAATTGCCTACCAGCGGGCCGCGGCGAGCAAAGTAATCGTTGGCTTTCTTGCCAATGGCCATCACCGAAATGTTGGCTGCTGGCAGGTTTGCGTAGCGCTGGGCCACCAAAGCAGCCACCCCTTTGAACACGTTGGAGTTAAACGCCCCCGCCAAGCCCCGGTCCGACGTTATGGCAATGACTAATACCTTGCGCACTTCGCGCACCATGCCGTAGTCGCTCACTATATCGTCGTCGGTCGCTCGGGTTAGGTTGGCCAGAATAGCGTTCAGGCGCTGGGCGTAGGGCCGCATGCGCACGATGTTATCCTGGGCACGACGTAGTTTGGCCGCCGCCACCATTTTCATGGCTTTGGTGATTTGCTGCGTGCTGCTCACCGACTGAATGCGGCTACGAACTTCTTTTAAACTGGCCATTAATCCTTATTTGATATATCCAGTAGCGGTAGTACACTCACCGTTCAACGCGTGCCAGAAGTCGTTGAATCCATGCGCAAAACCGTCCCGGTGAGCCAATGCACTTAGCACCGACATCATCAGAACAACCCGCCAAAACGAGTTGCCTGATTTTGAGTGTTTAACGATTGATACCCTATTCATGCGGGCACTTGTGAAACGCAATTCTCGAATTACTTCGCAGCGTAGCGCGACGATACGTCCTTAGCTACTTCGCGCATGGCCTTAATACCTGCATCTTCGAGCTTGCCAGCTTTCAGGGCCTTCAGCACGTCGGGGTAGCGCGAGTTCATCGTTTGGGTGTACTCTTTCTCGAACTCCCGCACCTTGTTCACGGGCACGTTATCGAGCAACCCATTGGTAGCCGCGTAGATGATTGCCACCTGGTCTTCCACTTTCACCGGCGAGAACTGCGGCTGTTTGAGGATTTCCAGGTTGCGGCGGCCGCGCTCAATTGTGAGCTTGGTCGAGGCGTCAAGGTCTGAGCCGAACTTGGCGAAAGCTTCCAACTCGCGGAACTGGGCTTGGTCAAGTTTCAGCGTGCCCGACACCTTCTTCATCGACTTGATCTGGGCGTTGCCACCTACGCGGCTCACCGAGATGCCCACGTTGATGGCCGGCCGCACCCCGGAGTTGAAGAGGTTGGTTTCGAGGAAGATCTGGCCGTCCGTAATCGAGATTACGTTGGTCGGGATGTACGCCGATACGTCGCCGGCCTGCGTCTCAATCAGCGGCAGCGCCGTCAGCGAGCCACCGCCCTTCACGATGCCTTTGAGGCTCTCGGGCAGGTCGTTCATGTCGCGGGCAATGCTATCCGAGGCGTTGATTTTAGCGGCCCGCTCCAGCAAGCGGCTGTGCAGGTAAAACACGTCGCCGGGGTAAGCCTCGCGTCCGGGAGGACGGCGGAGCAACAGCGACACTTCACGATAAGCAACGGCTTGCTTCGACAAGTCGTCGTACACCACCAGGGCCGGGCGGCCCGTGTCGCGGAAGAATTCGCCGATGGCAGCGCCGGTGAAGGGCGCGTAGAATTGCAGCGGCGCGGGGTCAGCGGCCGAAGCCGATACTACCACGGTGTAGTCCATGGCGCCGCCCTTGGTCAGGGCGTTTACTACCTGGGCTACCGTCGAGGCCTTCTGGCCCACGGCCACGTAAATGCAGAACACGGGCTCGCCGCGCTCAAAGAATTCACGCTGGTTGATAATCGTGTCGATGGCCACGGCCGACTTGCCGGTCTGGCGGTCACCGATAATCAGCTCGCGCTGGCCCCGGCCAATCGGAATCATGGCGTCGATGCTCTTGATGCCAGTTTGGAGCGGCTCGGTTACGGGCTGACGGAAGATAACGCCTGGCGCTTTGCGCTCCAGCGGCATTTCGTACAGTTGGCCCTGGATGGGACCCCGGCCATCGATGGGCTGGCCGAGGGTGTTCACCACGCGGCCCACAATGCCTTCGCCTACCTTAATAGAGGCAATTTTATTGGTGCGGCGTACAGTGGCCCCCTCGCGGATTTCGCTGTAGTCGCCGAGCATTACGGCACCGACGTTATCTTCTTCTAGGTTCAGCACAAGGGCCTGGAGGCCGTTTTCGAACTCCAGCAATTCGCCCGACTGCGCTTTGGTCAGCCCGTAGATGCGGGCCACGCCGTCGCCCACCTGCAACACGGTGCCGACTTCTTCCAGCTCGGCTTCGGACTTGAAATTGGACAGCTGCTCCCGCAGGATTGCGGATACTTCGTCCGGACGTATTTCTGCCATGATGCTGATTTACAGTTTATTTTGATATGAATTTTCTTGCAGAGCGGTGCGCATCTTCCGCAGGCTGGAACGAACGGATTCGTCAAGCTGCACGTCGCCCACCCGCAGCACGAAACCGCCAATCAGCGCCGGGTCTACTTTTTCGGCTAGCTCCACGTCGGCGTGGCCAGACTGGCGCGTCACCTCGGCACGCATCTGCTCGCGCAGAGCGGGCGTGAGGGGCACGGCCGAAACAACTTCGGCCGTTTGGATGCCGCGCAATATGTTGTACTGCACCTTAAACTCCGCAGCAACGCTTTCTAGCGCGCTTTCGCGGTTCTTCTGGGTAAGGATGGTAAAGAAGCGCATGGTCATGTCCGACACTTTGCCTTTGAACAGCGCGGTGAGGATGGCCAACTTCTTGTCGTGCTTCACGATGGGGTTGTGCAACAGCAGGCGCAATTCGCGGCTGCCGCTCACTACTTGGTCTAGCAGGTCCATGTCCTGCTTTACCAGTTCCAGCGTGCCTTGCTCCTGTCCCAAGTCGAGGAGCGACTTGGCGTAGCGGGACGCTACTCGTTGGTCAGCCATGTGGTTTTAGTTGTCGGTTGTTGGTTATCAGTTGCCAGGCTAGTATCAACAGCTAGAACGCGCTGACAACCAACAACTGACAACTGGCAACTAATTGAGCTTAACTTCTTTCAGGTA
This genomic stretch from Hymenobacter sp. PAMC 26628 harbors:
- the atpA gene encoding F0F1 ATP synthase subunit alpha — encoded protein: MAEIRPDEVSAILREQLSNFKSEAELEEVGTVLQVGDGVARIYGLTKAQSGELLEFENGLQALVLNLEEDNVGAVMLGDYSEIREGATVRRTNKIASIKVGEGIVGRVVNTLGQPIDGRGPIQGQLYEMPLERKAPGVIFRQPVTEPLQTGIKSIDAMIPIGRGQRELIIGDRQTGKSAVAIDTIINQREFFERGEPVFCIYVAVGQKASTVAQVVNALTKGGAMDYTVVVSASAADPAPLQFYAPFTGAAIGEFFRDTGRPALVVYDDLSKQAVAYREVSLLLRRPPGREAYPGDVFYLHSRLLERAAKINASDSIARDMNDLPESLKGIVKGGGSLTALPLIETQAGDVSAYIPTNVISITDGQIFLETNLFNSGVRPAINVGISVSRVGGNAQIKSMKKVSGTLKLDQAQFRELEAFAKFGSDLDASTKLTIERGRRNLEILKQPQFSPVKVEDQVAIIYAATNGLLDNVPVNKVREFEKEYTQTMNSRYPDVLKALKAGKLEDAGIKAMREVAKDVSSRYAAK
- a CDS encoding ClpP family protease, giving the protein MRNQTEFRKFAVHGRGVNGLFFDQYFRHLAGTGPRAITGMTRSVIEERPTRFAEIDVFSRLIMDRIIFLGQAVDDNIANIINAQLLFLESADARKDILLYINSPGGSVYAGFGMYDTMQYVTPDVATICTGLAASMGAFLLCGGAIGKRSALPHARVMIHQPSGGVQGPSADIEITAREVVKLRQELYGIYAERTGKTYQQIHDDSDRDYWLRADEAKEYGLIDEVLTRKPAD
- a CDS encoding HAD family hydrolase, encoding MQPALIFDMDGVIVDNTAYQARAFQLLFRDLGLATNARTLLKRLNGMPATDILASVFSHPVPAKQLKEYAAQRELLYRTLYWGKRRATAGLTTFLQAARTAGHPIGLGTGSGGPTLSYILDHLKLRQYFDAVVGEDDVSKGKPHPDTFAVVARKLGAAPANCVVFEDAVLGEQAAYRAGMRCVAVTSSLPAKAFQAPLLAIKDFTGLTPAGLLAAWQAQPVGPRPHRR
- the pafA gene encoding alkaline phosphatase PafA: MKKNIASALFLAAALLAGPVFAHRSGPVPVPRPKLVVGIVVDQMRYDYLYRYWEKFGSGGFRRLLGQGFSYASCHYNYVPTYTGPGHSSVYTGTTPANHGIVGNNWYVREDGKSTYVTEDKTVQAVGGSAAAGQQSPRHLLTTTITDELRLATNFQSKTIGVCIKDRGSILPAGHAASAAYWYDGTNGAFISSTFYTKALPAWVNKFNAAGHAAEYLSKPWNTLLPLAQYTESTPDDEPWEGAFKGEERPVFPHDLPRLSAGLPAVVSATLKATGETAPKATPQNLDLIRSTPFGNSLTADFAIETIRAEQMGQRGQTDFLALSFSSTDYVGHQFGTAAVETEDTYLRLDQDLARVLDYLDKAVGKDQVLVFLTADHAADQSPGFLQDHRLPGGGVGPNVMRDSLQRALVRRHGPGAWVLDYENQQVYLNRPLLAQKGLDLAKVQGEMAELLLRLPHVAQAITATDLQRGHWSEGTGMYQENGFYAPRSGDVLATLEPGWLEAYGFPVVKGTTHGASWAYDTHVPLLFWGWGVKHGESAAPVKIIDIAPTVAQWLHIQEPSGCTGTPLREVLGR
- a CDS encoding RNA polymerase sigma factor, with translation MNLPEVLPDAPVVATGLREPLLADRTRALTRLYQHTFPAVRRHVLRRGGTDQDAQDVFHDALVVFYEKVVGEALDLTAAPGTYLVAVCRNLWLRELDRRARHPRADLTAAQHRPAEEAGPAAEEATEPLPVLAYVEQLSEKCRSILLAFYYFRQPLAQIAAAHEYGSVRSATVQKFKCLERLRNAVRAALPR
- the atpG gene encoding ATP synthase F1 subunit gamma; translation: MASLKEVRSRIQSVSSTQQITKAMKMVAAAKLRRAQDNIVRMRPYAQRLNAILANLTRATDDDIVSDYGMVREVRKVLVIAITSDRGLAGAFNSNVFKGVAALVAQRYANLPAANISVMAIGKKANDYFARRGPLVGNYTHVFAQLSFDTVRVAAEQAMAGFRDGLYDEVVMVFNEFRNVATQVVRTEQLLPLVPAEAPATAAATSNVDYIFEPSKEEIVQTLIPQSLKIQLYKAVLESNASEHGARMTAMDKATENAGELLKSLKLTYNRTRQAAITTEILEIVGGAEALSAG
- the atpH gene encoding ATP synthase F1 subunit delta, producing MADQRVASRYAKSLLDLGQEQGTLELVKQDMDLLDQVVSGSRELRLLLHNPIVKHDKKLAILTALFKGKVSDMTMRFFTILTQKNRESALESVAAEFKVQYNILRGIQTAEVVSAVPLTPALREQMRAEVTRQSGHADVELAEKVDPALIGGFVLRVGDVQLDESVRSSLRKMRTALQENSYQNKL
- a CDS encoding inorganic diphosphatase, with translation MTSHFNPWHDVSRGDNLPHTVQSIIEIPKGSKGKYELDKESGLLKLDRVLFSAVHYPAAYGFIPQTYCDDHDPLDILVLCSVDIPHMCVVEAKVIGVMQMLDQDEEDDKIIAVAAHDVSVNHYNELGDLPPYLMLEMQRFFEDYKALEKKHVEVKQFLGREDAYRIINASIKLYEDTYGDGKR